Proteins from a single region of Penaeus monodon isolate SGIC_2016 chromosome 12, NSTDA_Pmon_1, whole genome shotgun sequence:
- the LOC119579235 gene encoding LOW QUALITY PROTEIN: uncharacterized protein LOC119579235 (The sequence of the model RefSeq protein was modified relative to this genomic sequence to represent the inferred CDS: deleted 1 base in 1 codon), with amino-acid sequence MLAYLSLDEMLQGTGSLRVSASPLLHKALREAAKTVAWPVGEAISVRDGWRLQEPINSADVHFGSLASGSSYVSFAAQHGVPSAHFVVLGKEWRSTYALRHQRHCGSYRTPGSRVQVDLYVSLFSFPPRVWGVTTLVLSESRLPPVDFREVSGSLYNGWQMFVHAHSSALASSGYDFTGVLDAIEKEIEIMESTMTYLTKWYDDAPISGDDKRDGDKGGGGKGGGGKGGGGKDSCSAGPSLREYRQIEERLQRVMAVKRGLLGPRGVGRTFTTHLMVGPDPEDPLEPSQYPHAARAITLALAQKTPWESVHQELSYILAALTAFRELFASDAVPDTFPII; translated from the exons ATGCTCGCCTACCTCAGCCTGGACGAGATGCTGCAGGGCACGGGCAGCCTGCGCGTCTCCGCCTCTCCGCTGCTGCACAAGGCCCTCCGGGAGGCGGCGAAGACGGTGGCGTGGCCGGTGGGGGAGGCCATCAGCGTGCGGGACGGCTGGCGCCTGCAGGAACCCATCAACAGTgccg ACGTGCACTTCGGCAGCCTGGCTTCGGGGAGCAGCTACGTGAGCTTCGCGGCGCAGCATGGCGTGCCCTCCGCCCACTTCGTCGTCCTGGGCAAGGAGTGG aGGAGTACGTACGCCCTCCGC CACCAAAGACACTGCGGGTCCTACCGGACTCCTGGATCCCGAGTACAAGTGGACCTATATGTTAG ccttttttcctttcccccccgggtttggggcgTGACGACCCTGGTGCTGAGCGAGAGTCGTCTGCCGCCCGTGGACTTCCGGGAGGTGAGCGGCAGCCTCTATAACGGGTGGCAGATGTTCGTCCACGCCCACTCCTCCGCCCTCGCCAGTTCCGGATACGATTTCACGGGCGTGCttg ACGCCAtcgagaaggagatagagataatgGAGAGCACGATGACCTATCTCACGAAGTGGTATGACGATGCGCCCATCTCCGGAGATGATAAGCGAGATGGTGATAAGGGAGGCGGTGGTAAGGGAGGCGGTGGTAAGGGAGGCGGTGGTAAGGATTCGTGCAGCGCCGGCCCTTCGCTCCGGGAGTATAG GCAAATCGAGGAGCGGCTGCAGCGCGTGATGGCCGTGAAGCGAGGCCTGCTGGGGCCGCGCGGCGTGGGGCGCACCTTCACCACCCACCTGATGGTCGGCCCGGACCCCGAAGACCCGCTTGAGCCCAGCCAGTACCCGCACGCCGCTCGGGCCATCACTCTCGCCCTGGCCCAGAAGACCCCCTGGGAGAGCGTGCACCAAGAGCTCTCCTACATCCTGGCCGCGCTCACCGCCTTCCGCGAGCTGTTCGCCTCGGATGCTGTGCCCGACACCTTCCCCATTATCTAG